Below is a window of Candidatus Neomarinimicrobiota bacterium DNA.
TCCCCGATAATTACGGAGATACTTCCATCGAAGAATTCAAAAAAGAAATCAAATTAATATATCCTGAAGGCAGGGTTTACGGCGGCGCTTCCGCAGCTTTCAAGGTGATAGAACATTCCAGGTCGCCGCTGAGAGTATTAAGCTGGATTTACAATCACACCCGCGTTTTTAATCCTATCTGGGAATGGGTTTACAGAATAGTAGCACGGAACAGAGATAGGATCCATAAACTCTTTGGAAACTATTTGTTTACTCTTTTGTAAAACTACAAATTGAAGTAACTCTACTTGGATTTCAGTAGCAGTTAAATGGCAGATGCCAAGAATGCATTGTTGGAGTGAGGTACAGATTTAAATAAAGCAGAGATATGAAAAGTAAACTTGTCATTATAGTTATTAGCTTCGCACTGCTCATAAGCTGTTCCAAAATAACTAAAGAGGAGAAAAATTGGGGAGAGAAGGGGACGGTCAGCCTTGGGTTTTGCTGGCTCATAGTCAGTGAAGAAGGTATTAAGTATGAACCAATTAATTTGGATGAAGAATTTAAATCAAAAGGTCTAAAAGTAAAATTTACTTTCATAGAAAGAACCGATATGGCTTCTATTTGTATGCAAGGTCGTATAATCGAAATAATCAGAATTGAAAAACTGTAAACACTAAGTTTAGATAACTCCTATTATATTTGTCGCAATATGTAATAAAGTCTTAAAAAGTGTTTTTTTTAGCGCCCTTAAGATATATTCTTAATGCGCATATATTGCGGAAATATTGAGCTTATAATCTTGACATGTGTCAAATAATGTTTATATTATGACGAAATAGGTAATCTAAGGGAGTATTTAAGTGCCGAATCAAAGATTAGATCAATTTATTAAATTTTGTGATACATTCTTTACAATGGAGTAATAGCTATGCTTAATCGATTCCTTTTCTTCGTTCTTTTAATCTTGTTAGTAACAGTGGGATGCGAATATAGTTCTGAACCTTCCGAACCGACTACTGAAAACGTTGAAGCTACAGAACAAATACTCCCAAGTGGAACTCCTGTTGAAGGTCAATACATTATCGTTATGAACAAGAAAGACGTTGCGCTTGGAAAGTCAACGTTAGAGATGACATCACTCGCAAAGAATATCCTTGCCGATAATGGATTATCATCTGAATTACTTGGCAGGATTTATTCGTATGCCATATCAGGATTTACAGCAACTCTATCAAAAAATGCTGCCGATAAACTAAGATTAGATCCAAGGATCGCCATAGTGGAACAGGATAGGGTTATCTCCCTCGGCAAACCAGCTGATAAGGGCAAACCGCCAAAGGAGGACGACAGCCCGGAACCGCAACAGACACCGTGGGGAATAACACGTGTCGGCGGAGCAAGTAGCGGTATTGGTAAGACCGCATGGATTATAGATACCGGTATCGATCTTAAGCATGAAGATCTAAATGTTGACGTCGAACGAAGCGTAAATTTTGTTACAAGGGGCAAAGACTCGCCGAATGACGGGCATGGGCACGGAACTCATGTTGCCGGGACCGTAGCCGCAATTGATAATGATATTGACGTAGTAGGCGTAGCGGCAGGAGCCAGTGTAGTAGCAGTTCGGGTTTTGAACAACTCAGGCTCAGGATTTTATTCATGGGTTATCGCAGGAGTTGATTATGTAGCTGGAGCCGCTGAAGTTGGTGATGTTGCGAACCTGAGTTTAGGCGGGCCTCCTTCTGAGGCTTTGGATTCAGCGATATTGAATGCGGCAGGCTTAGGGGTACAATTTTCACTTGCGGCCGGTAATAGTGACGCCGATGCGAACAACTTTTCTCCGGCGAGAGTTAATCATGCCAATGTTTACACTATCTCCGCAATAAACAGCTCAGATATTTATGCCTCTTTCAGTAACTGGGGAAACCCACCGATAGATTGGGCTGCACCTGGGGTTTCTGTACTTTCGACTAAGAAAGGAGGGGGTACAACGACCTTTAGCGGTACATCAATGTCTGCTCCTCATGTTGCAGGTTTACTTCTGTTGGGCAGTATAAACAGCGATGGAAATGCAAAAGAGGATCCAGATGGAAACCCGGATCCTATAGCGCATAAATAACTCCCCTATATCGTAACCTTACTTCAAAGGTTGTGCCGGGCTTAAAGTCCAAATACTGTTTATAAACGTCAGTCATAGCACAGTATGCTATTATCTGAAATTCACTATATCGAGATCTTTTGATAAATTGCTTCTGAGAAGGCACGGGGCAACCTGTTCGAGCATT
It encodes the following:
- a CDS encoding DUF393 domain-containing protein, whose translation is MPNLIESQQKPLLVFDGKCGFCRRLASKWYEKTEKQITFVPYSELPDNYGDTSIEEFKKEIKLIYPEGRVYGGASAAFKVIEHSRSPLRVLSWIYNHTRVFNPIWEWVYRIVARNRDRIHKLFGNYLFTLL
- a CDS encoding S8 family serine peptidase; amino-acid sequence: MLNRFLFFVLLILLVTVGCEYSSEPSEPTTENVEATEQILPSGTPVEGQYIIVMNKKDVALGKSTLEMTSLAKNILADNGLSSELLGRIYSYAISGFTATLSKNAADKLRLDPRIAIVEQDRVISLGKPADKGKPPKEDDSPEPQQTPWGITRVGGASSGIGKTAWIIDTGIDLKHEDLNVDVERSVNFVTRGKDSPNDGHGHGTHVAGTVAAIDNDIDVVGVAAGASVVAVRVLNNSGSGFYSWVIAGVDYVAGAAEVGDVANLSLGGPPSEALDSAILNAAGLGVQFSLAAGNSDADANNFSPARVNHANVYTISAINSSDIYASFSNWGNPPIDWAAPGVSVLSTKKGGGTTTFSGTSMSAPHVAGLLLLGSINSDGNAKEDPDGNPDPIAHK